The Quercus robur chromosome 7, dhQueRobu3.1, whole genome shotgun sequence genome has a segment encoding these proteins:
- the LOC126690775 gene encoding cucumisin-like, translating into MGDLPKGKISASSIHTNILQEVVGSDGVDSKLYSYTKSFSGFVANLTSEEAQKLKGTEGVMSVFPNENKRLHTTRSWDFMGFPNNVNRTTFESDIIIGMFDTGIWPESESFNDQGFGPPPKRWRGNCQESSNFTCNNKIIGARYYRSKGQLIGQDDFDSPRDSEGHGTHTASIAAGNLVNGASLLGLGLGTTRGGVPSARIAVYKICWSRGCSDADILAAFDDAISDGVDIISLSVGGLFTKDYFDDSIAIGAFHAMKNGILTSNSAGNYGPSPASVTNVSPWSLTVAATTTDRKFVTNVKLGNGELYEGLSINTFDLKNKMFPIIYGGDAPSTGSDPYDSRLCLTNTIDKKLVEGKILLCDMALNGEEQLAASAAGTIMQDTTFPDVASSFLLPASCLGLKKVTELKDYYNSSRTPTATIQKSIEGNDELAPYVATFSSRGPNPITRDILKPDLTAPGVDILAAWSEATTVTGDEGDTRIVPYNIVSGTSMSCPHATAAAAYVKSFHPTWSPAAIKSALMTTESSFMKTNLLILFTVYPISVDRNTDAEFAYGAGQINPIRAINPGLIYDAGEIDYVDFLCGQGYSSEFLRLVTSENNSCPQTTKKLASHLNYPSFTLSSKSKYVRTHVFPRTVTNVGSPMSTYKAIVNAPTGLKIKVIPNVLSFKSLGQKKSFLVKVTRLKTKMDHIIISGSFIWYDGVHQVRSPIIAQVYS; encoded by the exons ATGGGCGATCTACCGAAGGGCAAAATTTCTGCATCATCTATTCATACCAACATTCTACAAGAAGTTGTGGGCAg TGATGGAGTGGATTCTAAGCTATATAGCTATACGAAGAGCTTCAGTGGGTTTGTGGCTAATCTAACCAGTGAGgaggcacaaaaattaaaag GCACGGAGGGAGTAATGTCCGTGTTCCCTAACGAAAATAAACGACTCCACACGACAAGGTCATGGGACTTCATGGGCTTTCCCAATAATGTGAATAGAACAACTTTTGAGAGCGACATTATCATTGGAATGTTTGACACGGGGATTTGGCCAGAGTCGGAGAGTTTCAATGATCAAGGATTTGGTCCACCTCCAAAAAGATGGAGGGGTAATTGTCAAGAATCGTCCAATTTCACTTGCAACAA CAAAATTATTGGAGCTCGATACTATCGGAGCAAAGGACAATTAATAGGTCAAGATGATTTTGATTCACCAAGAGACTCCGAAGGTCATGGGACCCATACTGCATCAATAGCAGCAGGAAATTTAGTCAATGGGGCAAGCCTATTAGGGCTTGGCTTAGGGACAACCCGAGGAGGAGTTCCCTCTGCTCGGATTGCTGTTTACAAGATATGTTGGTCTAGGGGGTGTTCAGATGCTGACATTCTTGCGGCATTTGATGATGCAATCAGCGATGGAGTGGACATAATCTCTCTTTCAGTTGGAGGGTTATTTACTAAAGATTATTTTGATGACTCCATTGCTATAGGAGCCTTCCATGCAATGAAGAATGGTATACTCACATCTAATTCTGCTGGCAATTATGGTCCTTCTCCTGCATCAGTCACCAATGTTTCACCTTGGTCACTCACAGTGGCTGCTACCACTACTGATAGAAAGTTTGTGACTAATGTGAAGTTGGGTAATGGTGAGCTTTATGAG GGGCTTTCTATAAACACTTTTGACCTAAAGAACAAAATGTTCCCTATTATTTATGGTGGAGACGCCCCAAGCACAGGTTCTGACCCATATGATTCCAG ATTATGTCTTACCAACACCATCGACAAGAAATTGGTAGAAGGAAAAATTCTTCTTTGTGATATGGCATTAAATGGGGAGGAGCAACTGGCTGCCAGTGCAGCTGGTACTATAATGCAAGATACAACATTCCCTGATGTTGCCtcctctttccttttacctGCTTCCTGCTTGGGCTTGAAGAAAGTAACCGAACTCAAAGACTACTATAACTCATCTAG AACACCCACAGCAACTATACAAAAAAGTATTGAGGGAAATGATGAATTGGCCCCATACGTAGCAACCTTTTCTTCAAGGGGACCTAATCCAATTACAAGGGACATTCTCAAg CCCGATTTAACAGCACCTGGAGTGGATATTTTGGCTGCATGGTCAGAGGCTACAACTGTGACAGGAGACGAAGGAGATACAAGAATAGTTCCATATAATATAGTCTCTGGGACGTCAATGTCTTGCCCTCATGCAACTGCAGCAGCAGCTTATGTGAAATCGTTTCATCCAACATGGTCCCCTGCTGCAATTAAGTCCGCTCTAATGACAACAG AATCTAGTTTTATGAAAACTAATCTTCTTATTCTATTTACAGTTTATCCCATAAGTGTTGACAGGAACACAGATGCGGAGTTTGCTTACGGGGCAGGTCAGATAAATCCTATAAGGGCCATTAACCCCGGTTTAATATATGATGCTGGAGAGATTGATTATGTAGATTTCTTGTGTGGGCAAGGCTATAGTAGTGAGTTTTTAAGACTTGTCACAAGCGAAAACAATAGTTGCCCACAAACCACTAAAAAACTTGCTTCACATCTAAACTATCCTTCCTTTACATTATCTTCCAAGTCAAAATATGTGAGAACCCACGTGTTTCCTAGGACTGTGACAAATGTTGGGTCACCAATGTCCACATACAAGGCCATTGTAAATGCTCCAACGGGActaaaaattaaagtaatacCAAATGTGCTTTCATTTAAGTCTCTTGGGCAAAAGAAATCCTTTTTGGTGAAGGTCACAAGACTCAAAACAAAGATGGATCATATAATAATCTCTGGCTCCTTTATTTGGTATGATGGGGTGCATCAAGTGAGGAGCCCTATTATTGCTCAAGTTTACTCTTAA
- the LOC126690777 gene encoding uncharacterized protein LOC126690777, with product MDSSSMSSSGSLRKRGPARCFCSERPVVVVSWTSDNPGRRFYGCPNYWVGRKCKFFQWLDDEICERGKVLIPEQRQRILTLEAAIVGYRKREKRLLICLGLSLVISGMLLCLMLLLVG from the exons ATGGATTCAAGCTCGATGTCATCGAGTGGAAGCTTGAGGAAAAGGGGCCCAGCCCGATGCTTCTGCTCGGAGAGACCCGTTGTGGTCGTTTCATGGACATCTGACAACCCTGGAAGAAGGTTCTACGGTTGTCCAAATTACTGG GTTGGACGCAAGTGTAAATTTTTTCAGTGGCTTGATGATGAAATCTGCGAGCGTGGGAAGGTGCTGATTCCGGAGCAGAGGCAACGGATTTTGACCCTTGAAGCTGCCATTGTAGGCtacaggaagagagagaagaggctGCTCATTTGCCTGGGGCTGTCTCTGGTGATAAGTGGGATGCTACTTTGTTTGATGCTTCTTCTGGTTGGCTAA